The Neorhodopirellula lusitana DNA window CGTCTCGGTCCAAAAGGTCGGCCTCGGCGTTGTTCGATCAGGTGTATGGTTACTGGACGACTTTGCCCAAAGACGATCGACCGCGGTTGTACCTGTTCGGATTGAGTTTGGGGGCCTATGGCTGCGAAGATGCAGCGGATTTGATCGAGACATTTCAAGATCCGATTCAAGGATCGGTTTGGAGCGGGCCGCCGTTTCCCAGTCGGCAGTGGGCGTCGATTGTCAGTTCTCGCAATGCGGGATCACCTGTTTGGATGCCAACGTTTCGAGACGAATCGATGGTTCGATTTACGTCGCAACAGAACAATCTGGAAACGGGAAAGCCTTGGGGGCCGATTCGAAATGTCTATGTTCAGCACGCAAGCGATCCGATGGTTTGGTTTTCGCCGTCGCTGGCGTGGCACCAACCGCAGTGGCTCACTGAGCCGCGAGGACCCGACGTTTCACCGGGGCTGCGATGGTATCCGATCGTGACGTTTCTTCAGATCGCATTTGACTTGCCGATGGCGACCAGTGTCCCACTTGGCTACGGCCACAACTATTCGCCGTCAAGCTACATCGACGCTTGGGTTGCCGTGACCCAGCCGGATGATTGGTCGGATGCCGATCTCGAGAAACTCCGCCGGCACTTCGAGACGCCGCCAGTCGACTAGCCAGGTAAGCTACCGTTGGCTGTCGTTTAAGTGAGGGCGTTGGCCAAGCTGTTTCGATTGCTCGCGGTGTTCTTGTTCGCGGTATTCTTGTGCTGCGGTGTTGTTGTGATTGAAGTTGCGGCACTTCTCGTCGGACGCGTTGCCGGGGCTTGGATGGTAAGAACGGTAGATGCGACTGACCGTCCAGGCCGCGATGATCCAAGGGATTAGCAGGCACCACCAATAGATAGTGAATCGCTGGAATCCCAACCCGTCGGCGTAGAGTAACAGGAGTATCGAGGTGATCACTTCGGCAGTCGGTTTGCAGACTCCTTTGACAAATACGATCACCTTTCGTCGTGTCTTGGCGTGGAACAACGCAAAGGCTGCCGATAGCGAGGGATCGTGGAGTGAGCGTCTGACAACATCCAAGCCACGGGTGAGCGTCATCAAGACGAACCACGACCAGATTAATTGGGTGAATAAGGCCACCGCTCCGGTGCAAGCTAGCAGTAACGGATAACCCACTAGTGCCACCCCGATGCCAAAGCGATCAAGCATTCGCCCGGCAACCGCCAGTTGAAACGACAGAATCAAAATGTCGGTAGCTGCGTAGTACATCGCGAAATAGGCGATCATCGCTGTTTCGTTTTCGTGCAGATATTCCGAAACGGCGTACTTCCATTGAAAGCCGATTAGTGTGAGCACGGCGGTTTCCATCACTAGCAGCATGGCTAGGCTGAAGCGGAAACGGTACACGTCGCTTTGCTCGATGACCGGACCTGATTCCTTTTCGTCTGAAGCTGAATTCGCGTTTGCCGGGGCGGCTCGGTTGTCGGTTGAGGTGTGGCTGCGGGGCAGGAACAGAGCGAGTAAGAGTACGGCGGCATCCAGGCCGGCAATGACTTGAATGAACCGCACGTCACTGAAGTGTGACGGGTCGTATCCCATCATCAGTCCAACCACGATGCCGGCGGTCGGCGCACCCGCCGCAACCATCGCATAGGGGCGTTTGGAGCTTGAGTGGTTGAACTGGTCGGTCGCCAAGGTGGTCAAGAAAACCGTGTTCAAACATCCACGGATTTCACCAAGAACGTAGAGCAATCCAAGTAGATAGACGGAATGTCCGGAGGTTTGCAAACGCAGTGACAAGATGATCGAGACCACTAGCATGAGTGACCAACAGATCACAAGACAGCGTCGGGTGCGAACCGACGAGATGGCCGCGTAGGTCAATGACGATACAAACACGACAGCAACCGCTGAGGCTGCCAATACAACGGGTAACGCACTCGCCCCGACGCGTCCCAGGTACCAGCTGACGCCGAGTGCGCTGGTGAGTACGTAGGACGCCGACGTCAAAAATGCAAACAGAAACAGCACTGCAATCGGACGAGTTGGGTTAGGTGTCACGACTGGCAGGAGCAGGAGGGTGGGAGGTGGGCGAGAGGGATCGCGGAGGGCTATTGAGCGGTGTGAAGTTGGACAATGCGTTTGGCGATCGCCAGCGATGCGGTCGCCGCCGGGCTGGGGGCATTCAAGACATGTGTCATTCGAGGCGTCTGGCGGAACAGGAAGTCGTCTACCATCGATCCGTCTTCCGCAACCGCTTGGGCTCGTACTCCTGATCGAGCACGGACCAAGTCTTCGGTGCGTATCGCTGGAATCAAACGCTGAAGCGATTTAACGAAAACGGACTTGCGGAGTGACCGATGAATCTCACCTAGACCCATTCGCCAGTGATTCCACGCCAAACGATGAAATCCGCTGAATCGCAACGTTTCCATCAAATCAGATCGATTCAAGTCGCTCCAAGTGTAACCATGACGTGAAAGTGCCAACACCGCGTTGGGGCCGCATTCCACAGGATCGTGACCGGATCCAGCCGAGCCAATCATCCTGGTGAAGTGCACGCCCAAAAATGGATATCGTGGATCGGGCACGGGATAGATTAGATTGCGGACAAGTGATCGCCGTTCAGGAACCAATTCATAATACTCACCGCGGAAGGGGATGATCCGAATTCCGTCGTGTCGCGGCTTGTCGGTTCCCAAGGCGGAACAGCTGGCTAGCTGATACAAGCGATCGCTATGAAGGCCGGCGCAGACGATTGCTTCGGTGGCTTGAAACTCGGAGCCATCGGCAATACCGATTCGAACCGAATGATCGTCATAGTCAATGCGATCGACACGTTTGGATAAGCGAACGGTTCCACCGAGTTGTTGGATCTGGTCGCGTAAGGCACTGCATACTTGTCGGTAGTCAACGATGCCGGTGCTCGGGACGTGAATTGCCGCCAAGCCGGCGACATCCGGTTCAAGTCGGCGCAGCTCGTCGGTGTGAATGCGTCGCAATGGGACTCCGTTTTCTTGACCTCGCTGAACCAGTTTTTCCAGCTCACTAAGCTCCGACGAGGAAGTCGCAACGATCACTTTTCCACATTTTTCGGTGCGAATACCGTGCTTTTTGCAGAACGCTTCCATTAGCGTCTTGCCCTCGATACACAGCCGTGCCTTCTCACTGCCTGGTCGATAATAGATGCCAGAGTGAATCACACCGGAATTGTGTCCGCTCTGGTGGCGTGCCAGTTCGGGTTCAGCTTCGATGACGGTCAGCGGCAGTCCAGGTTGGCTTTGCACCCACTGCAGGGCGGTGGCTAAGCCAACGATGCCGCCGCCGATCACGATTCGGGCCGGCTGCTTCATTATTTGCTCCGCAAAATGAGCGTACGGCATGGGTGCAATGTTCGCAAAAGCGACGGAGGAAACTTGCATGCATGCATTAGGAACCTACCTTTGGGGTGACGGGCAGTCATTTCAGGGAAAGTATACCCTGAAGCTAGTCCCGCTTTTTCCTTCATCGAGCATTAAGATGAATCAAGCAGCTCTCGCTGCGAGGGGGAAAAGCGACATGGTGTCGTTACCGATTGATGAACTTCAAGTTGGTGCGATTTGTCGCTTCCCGCTTGAAGATGATAACGGTTTACTACTACTGGGCGCTGGCACGGCGATCACTGCGGATTTGATTCGCGGGTTACAAGATCGTGAAATCGCAGAGCTGGCCGTCCGCGCAGACGAAGTCGAAACACTGCGGCGTCAGTCCGATGGGACCGCAGGGGCACGTCGTGGACCACCAAAGTCTTCACGGTCGGCAAGTCAGAAGTTCCAGGCCGAGCATCCGTCCAAGTGGCCCAAGGGCGTGCCCTTGAAGCAAAACTTGGTGGATCGGCATGACGAGCCTTACAACAACTCACGCCGTGAAGTCTTGCGAAGTCACGTTAAGCTCGCTCGTGATCAATTCGAGAAAATTGGCATCGAACTGGCTGATTCCAAGCTGAAGACGATTGAAGCTTTGTCGGATTTATCCGCTGCGTTTGCGACAGCGATCCTAGATGATCATGATCAAACGATCGCCGATGTCGTCGCCGCTGAACCGTCAATGTCCTTAACTGACCGCAGTGTCAAGTTGGGCGTGCTGGGAATGGCGATCGGTACAGAGATGGGGCTCGATGGTCCTTCGATTCTAGAAATTGGCACCGCCGGTTTGCTGCATGATATCGGCCTGCGGACGATGGACCCGGCCTTAACGGTCCCGGGACGAGGCCCACTCGACGATGAAGAAATGTGGCAGTACCGCAAGCACCCGATGGTCTCATCGACATGCCTGCAAGAGACATCCAAAATCTCGCATGCCGTGCTCAGTACGATAGAACAGGTTCACGAGCAATATGATGGATCGGGATACCCGTTCGGAATCGTGGGCAAACGAGTCAATCTATATGCTCGTATTTTGAACGTCGCAGATACGTATCTGCGTCTGACGTTGGGAACAAGTTTTCGTCAGGCACTCGTTCCGCACGACGCGTTGGGTTTGCTGTTGCATCTCGCGCAGCATCAAGTGTTTGATCCGGAAGTGATTCGCGCGTTCTTGCGGGTGGAATCGCTCTTTCCATTGGGCAGCAGGGTCAAGTTGGAAGATGAGGTCATTGCCTGTGTCATCCGGCGGCCGCGTAGTGGATACGCCTACCCTGTTTTGCAAACCAGTGATGGAACACGCATTGATTTGCAAAATCAGACGGAAGCAATGCTGCAGCCGATCGCTGATCCACAATGCAACCAAACCCGTTTACCACAAAACATGATGCAAGCTTTGCGTTGGAGTCCCGCCGACGAGCTTGTGTTTGAATAGCAAGCGAATGCTGGCGAGCAAGCACCCGTAGTTGTAAGCATGACTGGTGATTGAGACCGGTGAGCAGAACTAGCGATCAGAGTTTTAGCGAGCAGAGTGAGTGATCACTCCAGCGAAGGATCGCTCGTCTTCCGATTGCCACCGACGATCAGGCCAGCGACAATGAAGGCTGCTTGGACTGCAAAGAACATGGCAAGGTTGAACAGCATGCCTTCGGTAAAGCCGTAGCTGTGTAAGCCGATACCAAGTTCATTGGTCCCAAACCAGCTCCAAGCGGTGATGATGTTTCCACCGATCGCCAGTAGTGAAAAGCCGTGGGCTTTGACCATGCCGTCCCATCGGGCGTGCAGCATCAAGGCGTTCCAAATTACAATTAGCAAGGCTCCGTTTTCTTTAGGGTCCCAGCCCCAGAACCGGCCCCAGGAATCGTCGGCCCAAAGTCCGCCTAGAACGGTGCCGACAAAGCTGAACAGGATGCCGAAGCAAGAGGCACCATAGATGACACGGTACAAGTCTCGTCGAAAACGATCGCTTGCACCGACCCAACCCGAAATCAAATAGCCGGCACCCAGAGTTCCCGCCACCATCGTCGCCACGTAGCCTAGCGAAACGCTGATCACGTGAGTCGTTAGCCAGAACTGTGTATCCAGGACGGCTTGCAAGACGCCCATTGTTTCCGCTTGGCCAACATTCAGTGTCAGGTAGTCCGCAACACGAAGCGTCAGAATGCCTGCCAAACCCGCCAACAAGTTGCCAGTGCCGACGCGGAAGATACGCTCGATGACGATCCCAAATAGCACTGCCGCCCAGCCAACGAAAATGGCAGAGGAATACAGGTTGATGACTGGTGCTCGTCCCGTGATGTAAACGCGAGATGCAATCACAATCGTGTGAACAACAAACGCGATCACCAGGGTTCCCCAGACCGCAGTGGTCATGCGAGGCGAGTTGATCGCCATCGCAATCAGGCCCAGGATGAATGCCAGGATGTACAGCCCGGTGGCAACCGCGGTCGGTGCCGCTCCGCCCAGCCAGCGTTCCAGTGAGACGGCGAAGTGGTCGTAGCCGGCAATCGGATAGGACTGCACCGCAGCCAGGTGGTCGTCGACCGCTTTGTTAAAGAGCATCGGATCTTCGTTGCCGTAGGCCCGAATCATCTCGCCGAATGAACGGATGCCTGCGGGTGTGTCATCTTCGGTGAGTCCGTTCTTCGCCATGTCAAAGAAGGCTGGGGCGAAGGCCGACCACTGGGGTTGTTTCTCCGTCGAAAAGGCTTCCTCGCGGTCTGGCGGGATCAACCCTGGCGGCTTCATCCGGCCAAGGTCTTGCATCTCTTGTTCGAGTCGACGCAGTGCAAACAGCTGCCGTGTTTGCTCGCTGGTGCCTTCAGGGAAGAACTCGGCGGGGAAGTCCTTGGGGACCGGTAACCGAAACGATGCCGCCGCCAGCGTGTACTGCCGTGTTCGCATATCCAGTTCGATCAGCTTCTTGTCTTTGAAGTCCTGTTTTTTAGGATCCTTCTGGCGAGCTTCGTCAACCAGTTCACTGAACCGATCGATGCTTTCGCCAATCTCCTGTAGCGAATACAGCTTGCTTTCACGTCGTTCTAAATCGAGTTCGGACCGGATCTGCTCAGCATCAATTCGGAACATTGGCAAACGGCGAATCTCTTCCGTGTCGGTGGCGACTTCCATCAGCCACTGAACCGCCGACATTTTTTCGTCGCCCACTCGGTCGCGAATCTTGCTGGGTGCTTTGTCCATGGGGAGGCGATCCTTATTCGTCATCGCCTTCAGGGTTTGACGTGAGTACGCATCCAGCGGCATCACCCGCCCGCCAACTTGGACTGGGATCCGGCCTGCTGCTGCGTAGTCAAATTTCTGGTCACGTTCACTTGGCCGCCGAGCATTCTGAATCGAAGTGACGGGCAACAGGCAATAGATGACCAAGGCCGCGACGGTGGAAAGCCACAGCACGACCGGAATCGATTGGCGTTGGCTGGCCGACAATTTACTTGTCTTGTCACCGTCAGTCGAAGGATCGCCGTTGAACGGGTCTTGCTTAGCCAGCATCTGTGCGGTTTCGCGGCGGCGGCGTGAGATGAAACGGGACAGCGTTCCCCAGAAGTGAACCAACATTCCCAGTGCGGTGATGCTGCAAGCAACGTACGGAATCAACCAGCCTGAATTGCGAACGACTTGGATACCGGTGAGTTCCTTGCCGCCTGGTAGTGCGGTGTAGTTGGATTGATAGAAGGTTTCGCCGCGATAGCGAAGCGGGTTGTTCATCCATACTCGCTCTTTGCGATCGATATCCAACTCCGGATCGACGATGCGAATGAATGACGAATAGTCACGAGGCGTGTCTGAACCGCTCCAGTTGATGCGGCGAACGTCGTCCAGTTGAATCCAATAGGGCTTCACTTCGCGGTGCAGTCGTAAGCCGATTTGGTAGGTTTGCTCCTCACCTGATTTCGTTTTCACGTCGACGGAATCGAGCAAGTCTTTGGTCTTGCCATCGGGAGCCAGCATCTCGCGATCATTGAGTTGTTGGGTAACCAAGAACTTGCCGAGCGACTCGTCTGTGTCGGCATTGATCAGTTCGATATAGGCGGAAGGAAGGTTGATCGACATCGACGCGCCGCCGGACTTTTCAACTTCCTTCGCACCCACTTCCAAGCCGAATCCGTGATCGGCGGGATTGTCTTCGGGGACGTCACCGAGCGAAGAGTTTTCATAGAATGCGATTGTTTTAATTTTGATCGGCAAGCCGTCATGGGTGATCACGCTGTTTTCGTCAGCCGAACGAATGAGGCGAGACGCTGGGACGGCGGTCACTTGCTGGACTTCATCTTCGGTTCGAATCAATTGCAGTTCGACTTCGTCAAGATTGACGAACGTGTTCGTCGATTGACCTTCGATCAAGCTCAATCGTTGTTCGGTTTGCCGGTCACCAAATGCGAATTGGCCGACCATCAACAGACCCACGCCCAAGTGCAACAGCACGTTACCGCCCTGTTTGCCGAACGCCATCTGGCAGCCGACCAGCATGACGAGTCCTGCACCGACTCCTTTGGCGAGTTGCCACACAATTCGAAGGCCTGGATCTCCGATTCGATAGCCCGACGACAGTGAGTACACGACATAGATCGCTAGCAAAGCGGCGGCTACGAAACCGCACCAACGAAACACTTGCGTCTTTGCGGTTGTCGCCGCCAAGGCACATCCGACGGAACTCACCGCCAGGACGGCAAGGATCAATGCCCAGAGTTTGTCGTACGAAATCGGTGGCGTTCCCTGAAGTCCTTCGTCGTTTTGACCCAAGAATACGATCAGTCCAGCAATGGCGATGCCAGTTGCCAAAAATGCAAGTCCGGCGATCAGTTTGGTGCCTTTGGCTTGCAGGTGAAACCGAGTGATCTTGGCGGCAACCAAGTTCACCATCAACAGGAGCCCGATCATCGCCCCGCCCGGGAACGGGATGATTCCTGGGATTGCCTTGTCATGGCGGTAGAACGCTTGAGGGAAAAAGTCGTCGATGTGCATCATGGCGACCCATGACAAGAAGTATCGTGCCTTCACTTCTTGCATGTTCAGTTGGTCTTGCGCCAGTGTTCCGACCAACACCAGGATCAGCGACAAGGCGAACAACGCGACGGTAAACTTCAGCGAACCAAGTGCTGCCAGGACGCCTGCACCAGCCTTGGGGTGAATCCATCCGTCGGCATCGGAACGAGCGTCGGTCGGAAATTGATTGGTGACGGTAGCCATGTGATTCAGCTAAAGGTGGGAAGGTGTAGTGGTGGGGCGTGCCGCGTCGAACAAGTCGTGATTAAAACCGAAGCGATTTTAGGAAAGCTCGCATCTGTTCGGTCTGTGCTTGGACCACCTCGACCGGTCCGGTCATTTTTACGAACAGACTAAAGCCGTTGTCCATCGGAATGATCGTGGCATCGATCGCAGTGCCGCCGCTTGCGGGCGAATCTTGGGGCTCCTCGGATTCTTCATCCGGTGAGTTGTCGTCTTTGGCATCGTCATCAGGTGCCGATTTCAGGGTGGGTGGGATCAGGACAAAACGTTGTCCTTCGTGCCCACTGACTTCAAGCTTTTCCGCGTTCTCGAGTGCTTCGTCGACCTCCTCGTCCGGCACGGCCGATTCACGGATTTGTCCCATCCAGCGAGCCACGTTGCCACGCAAGTCTCCACCGGCGGTGATGATGGTGACTTCGGCGGGCGCATCTTCGGGACCAACATTGAATGCGGCCATTCTCATGACGGACATGCGTCCGTCACGCCAACCTTCAGGGCGATCGTATTTGAGCTTGGAATCGGCGTCTTCCGAACTGGCTGTTTCTGGGCCGCTCTTACTACCTTGCGGAATCGCTTTTCCGGGAGCCTTCATTTTGCCTGATGCAATCGCCTCGCGTGCTTCGCGAGGCAGACCAGCGTGGGGATCAACGGCATCGCCAGTCTTACCGGAATCACTGCCTGTTTGTGCGAAAGGGCCTGCGGGCCCGGAGAAGGGACCGCCCGACATCGGGCCACCCGCGGTCATTGGCCCACCCATCGAGGAAGCTCCAGCGGCAGGGCGACCAATCACGTCGACCCAAATGGCTGGCGCGTCTTCGTCCGTTTCGGTTTCTGGATCAGCGTTTCGTTGTGGAAGGATTTCCGCACCGGCCCATTCTTCTTCACTGGGTTCCAAGCCGACTTGTCCTCGCCAGCGGTTCACGTTCATGACAACCAACTTGTCCCAGTCATCCATTCGGGCAAGTTGCGAAATGCTCAGGTCGAGTTGCTGGGTCGGCGTTTCGATGTTAATCGATGCGAATCGCATCGCTCGGTCGGCACCCCGTCTCCATCCTTCGGGCAGGTCGTCCAGAATTGGCACGCCTTCGTTGAAGCGAACGTTTTGAGCGAACTCTTTGAATGCTGTCTCTGCCGCGTCGACGGCCGATTCACGTCCCATCAACTTAAAGAACCAAGCTTGTTTTTCTTGTGGCAAGATCGCCGCGACCATTCGCGTGTCTTCGGCCGTCAAGGCGGCCGGGACGGTGGTCGGAATCTGATAGGTCACGATGGGGGCTTCTGTGGAGCAACCCAACATGAAAATCAGCGAACTCGCACCAAGGAAGCGAAGACAGTGTGAAAACACCATGGACGAAAACAAACCTGAGAAGGCGGGGAGGGAACAAAGGCAGGCTTCGCCGTCACAAATTCGGCGTCACAACATTGCGGTAGGACCTAATAAGGTAACCGGTGATAGTGGTTTGACGCGACATCCATTGCGATTGTTCTTACTCAATTTGGGCGACCATCCACTCCAAAAATCGCTCTGCCGCTTCGATCTGCCGCCCAATTCGGCTGGATTGGTCAAGATGGAACGTGGATTGGACTGGCGTGAGAGGCGACAAACTGCCGCGTTTGGCAAGCGAGACAAAAACGATTCCATCCTTTTCGGTGGGGGCATCGGGGCCTAAATGACCGGTGATCGCGCCCGCCCAGTCCGCCTGGGGCGTCTCTTCGAGCAACCGGATTGCCATCGCGTCGGTCGTTTGCTGGCTTTCGGCGGAAAACTGATGGATCGTCGCGCGGTCCACGTTCAGCCATTGCTGTTTCACTTCCGCCTGGTACGTGACCATGCTTCCACCGAAAGCATGCGAGGCTCCTGGGACGCCGCCGACGATTGCGGCAGCCATGCCACAAGTGCAGCTTTCAGCGAAAACGATGCGCTGATTGGCGGCACGGAGTCGTTCAATTAGTTTCGCTGCGGCGGGGGAAATAGTTGCAGGCACGCGACATATCCATGGAATTCGAGAGCAAGAAGTCTCGAATTAATGTACGCAGTGCCAAGCCTTTCGGCGAGAAGCGACGGCTAAGCGATGTTCGCTGAAACGGTCTGCGCGGATCGCACGCTTTCGTACCACGCCCGCAGTCGACGAGTCAGAGGCTGTTCGATTCGATGAGTGACCAAGATTCCCAATGCAAACGAAAACACAATGACGATTGCGAGACTGGCCAGTGGCGGTACGCC harbors:
- a CDS encoding MFS transporter, with the protein product MTPNPTRPIAVLFLFAFLTSASYVLTSALGVSWYLGRVGASALPVVLAASAVAVVFVSSLTYAAISSVRTRRCLVICWSLMLVVSIILSLRLQTSGHSVYLLGLLYVLGEIRGCLNTVFLTTLATDQFNHSSSKRPYAMVAAGAPTAGIVVGLMMGYDPSHFSDVRFIQVIAGLDAAVLLLALFLPRSHTSTDNRAAPANANSASDEKESGPVIEQSDVYRFRFSLAMLLVMETAVLTLIGFQWKYAVSEYLHENETAMIAYFAMYYAATDILILSFQLAVAGRMLDRFGIGVALVGYPLLLACTGAVALFTQLIWSWFVLMTLTRGLDVVRRSLHDPSLSAAFALFHAKTRRKVIVFVKGVCKPTAEVITSILLLLYADGLGFQRFTIYWWCLLIPWIIAAWTVSRIYRSYHPSPGNASDEKCRNFNHNNTAAQEYREQEHREQSKQLGQRPHLNDSQR
- the lhgO gene encoding L-2-hydroxyglutarate oxidase, yielding MKQPARIVIGGGIVGLATALQWVQSQPGLPLTVIEAEPELARHQSGHNSGVIHSGIYYRPGSEKARLCIEGKTLMEAFCKKHGIRTEKCGKVIVATSSSELSELEKLVQRGQENGVPLRRIHTDELRRLEPDVAGLAAIHVPSTGIVDYRQVCSALRDQIQQLGGTVRLSKRVDRIDYDDHSVRIGIADGSEFQATEAIVCAGLHSDRLYQLASCSALGTDKPRHDGIRIIPFRGEYYELVPERRSLVRNLIYPVPDPRYPFLGVHFTRMIGSAGSGHDPVECGPNAVLALSRHGYTWSDLNRSDLMETLRFSGFHRLAWNHWRMGLGEIHRSLRKSVFVKSLQRLIPAIRTEDLVRARSGVRAQAVAEDGSMVDDFLFRQTPRMTHVLNAPSPAATASLAIAKRIVQLHTAQ
- a CDS encoding HD-GYP domain-containing protein; amino-acid sequence: MNQAALAARGKSDMVSLPIDELQVGAICRFPLEDDNGLLLLGAGTAITADLIRGLQDREIAELAVRADEVETLRRQSDGTAGARRGPPKSSRSASQKFQAEHPSKWPKGVPLKQNLVDRHDEPYNNSRREVLRSHVKLARDQFEKIGIELADSKLKTIEALSDLSAAFATAILDDHDQTIADVVAAEPSMSLTDRSVKLGVLGMAIGTEMGLDGPSILEIGTAGLLHDIGLRTMDPALTVPGRGPLDDEEMWQYRKHPMVSSTCLQETSKISHAVLSTIEQVHEQYDGSGYPFGIVGKRVNLYARILNVADTYLRLTLGTSFRQALVPHDALGLLLHLAQHQVFDPEVIRAFLRVESLFPLGSRVKLEDEVIACVIRRPRSGYAYPVLQTSDGTRIDLQNQTEAMLQPIADPQCNQTRLPQNMMQALRWSPADELVFE
- the ccsA gene encoding cytochrome c biogenesis protein; this translates as MATVTNQFPTDARSDADGWIHPKAGAGVLAALGSLKFTVALFALSLILVLVGTLAQDQLNMQEVKARYFLSWVAMMHIDDFFPQAFYRHDKAIPGIIPFPGGAMIGLLLMVNLVAAKITRFHLQAKGTKLIAGLAFLATGIAIAGLIVFLGQNDEGLQGTPPISYDKLWALILAVLAVSSVGCALAATTAKTQVFRWCGFVAAALLAIYVVYSLSSGYRIGDPGLRIVWQLAKGVGAGLVMLVGCQMAFGKQGGNVLLHLGVGLLMVGQFAFGDRQTEQRLSLIEGQSTNTFVNLDEVELQLIRTEDEVQQVTAVPASRLIRSADENSVITHDGLPIKIKTIAFYENSSLGDVPEDNPADHGFGLEVGAKEVEKSGGASMSINLPSAYIELINADTDESLGKFLVTQQLNDREMLAPDGKTKDLLDSVDVKTKSGEEQTYQIGLRLHREVKPYWIQLDDVRRINWSGSDTPRDYSSFIRIVDPELDIDRKERVWMNNPLRYRGETFYQSNYTALPGGKELTGIQVVRNSGWLIPYVACSITALGMLVHFWGTLSRFISRRRRETAQMLAKQDPFNGDPSTDGDKTSKLSASQRQSIPVVLWLSTVAALVIYCLLPVTSIQNARRPSERDQKFDYAAAGRIPVQVGGRVMPLDAYSRQTLKAMTNKDRLPMDKAPSKIRDRVGDEKMSAVQWLMEVATDTEEIRRLPMFRIDAEQIRSELDLERRESKLYSLQEIGESIDRFSELVDEARQKDPKKQDFKDKKLIELDMRTRQYTLAAASFRLPVPKDFPAEFFPEGTSEQTRQLFALRRLEQEMQDLGRMKPPGLIPPDREEAFSTEKQPQWSAFAPAFFDMAKNGLTEDDTPAGIRSFGEMIRAYGNEDPMLFNKAVDDHLAAVQSYPIAGYDHFAVSLERWLGGAAPTAVATGLYILAFILGLIAMAINSPRMTTAVWGTLVIAFVVHTIVIASRVYITGRAPVINLYSSAIFVGWAAVLFGIVIERIFRVGTGNLLAGLAGILTLRVADYLTLNVGQAETMGVLQAVLDTQFWLTTHVISVSLGYVATMVAGTLGAGYLISGWVGASDRFRRDLYRVIYGASCFGILFSFVGTVLGGLWADDSWGRFWGWDPKENGALLIVIWNALMLHARWDGMVKAHGFSLLAIGGNIITAWSWFGTNELGIGLHSYGFTEGMLFNLAMFFAVQAAFIVAGLIVGGNRKTSDPSLE
- a CDS encoding CinA family protein, with the translated sequence MPATISPAAAKLIERLRAANQRIVFAESCTCGMAAAIVGGVPGASHAFGGSMVTYQAEVKQQWLNVDRATIHQFSAESQQTTDAMAIRLLEETPQADWAGAITGHLGPDAPTEKDGIVFVSLAKRGSLSPLTPVQSTFHLDQSSRIGRQIEAAERFLEWMVAQIE